The Fulvia fulva chromosome 1, complete sequence region CGTCTTCGGTTCGCTGCTGGGTAGATCGTTCTCCAGCATGATCGACTCGTCTTCCAGGACAGATTCGTCAACAGCGCCTGCACCAGTGGTCTCATCGGTCGTGGTCGATGCTGCAAATTCGGTGCTCTTTGGACCTCTGGGGTGACCATTCGTCTTCTGTCGCATGGGCAATTGCTTCGACCTGGGTGGGCCCTTTACTTCAACCTTCTCGGTCTTCTCGTGAGCCTTGTTCGATGATGCTGCAGTCGGACGAGTCATGCGCTCCAAGAAACTGCCATCCACTGGCCCGGCATTCTTGCGCGTGTTGCTCTGCGAGGATCGCGACTCAGGGCGAGCCAGCGACGTTCTAGGGGTAGGCCTTGCTGATGCGGTACTTGGCTTTGGACGGCTGGCTGCGACCGGCTTCGGCTTGCTTTCCGCTGCTGTAGCGGATTCCAGTCTGGCGCGCGAAGCTGCTGTCGGTGCAGTAAGTCGCGACGAGACCTCGAGTGGCTTAGTGACCTCCCTTGGCTTCGGCTTTGCCGGTGCACTGTTGCTACCAGCGCTCTTATCAGCTGCGGCTGCACGAGCCACTGACGCTGCCGTAGGTGCAGTCAGAGAGGTTCTACTAGACTTCTTCGTGAGCCCATGGTGCGCTGGAGGCGAGAGCGGGGACTTCGCGGTGCTTCCTGGCGACTTGACCGAGCTGGCCGGCTTGCTTGTGCTCTTGGTAGAGATAGCAGCAGGCTTCACACTGCTGATGCGAGACCCATTCGTCTTGGCCGCTGCTCCCTTCTTCTCGTTCGAAGTCGTCTTCCTCAGGTCCTCTCCCACCGGAGGCAATGCCTTTCCACCACTGACAGCCTTCGCGCTGGTTGGGTCTGCCGGCTTCATGGCTCCAGGTTCCTCCTCAGCCCCTGTCACAGGCTTGTCAGGGTTCTCGGCCTCCTTGTCTTCCTTGTCTTCCTTCTGAGTGGGTATCTTGGGCGGCAGAGGCGTTGACGTCTGCAATTGCTTGTTGACTTCAACCAACGGCGTCGGAGTGGCCGATTCGATGGCAGTCTCTGGGATGGTGTCGGCTACTGAAGACTCCATGTCGCGCCTCTCTGCCTCTCCAGCAACGGTGTCCTGGACGAGGTTGAGCGCATCTCCGCTGTGTCCGTCACTCATGCTGCCTCTGCGCAGACCGGCGCTGCTCTCTCGCTTCGTGCGTTCGGCGTCGGTAGCGGGGATGTTATCGGTGTTGTTCTGCTGCTCTCGGGCCAACGCGTCCATAGTCGGCTCGACGGCGAAGAAGCTGGCTCGGATTTTCGATCGTGGACGTAGGTCAAGGTCGGGGCTTATGCCTCCTGCTGGTGAGCGGCCACGGATGGGTGAGCTGTCGGAAGCTTTGTTCTCGAAGATGTTACGAAGATTGCGGACGGCGGAGTTAGATCGTAGTTCGGAGGACATTTCTTGGTAGGCAGAACATTAGCGTATGACCTCTTGCTGATATCATGTCATCGAGGGATGTGCTGGTGATTCAATTGGTGGTAGCCAAGTGAAATGACATTGCCGTCGCGGCGATGTGTTACCAGGATGGTGTAGAATAATATTATAATAGTCCAAGCCCCAAGGTGAAACTGCCACGAGTGCACGCCGACATGGTCAGGGGAGCGTCGCCGTCGACGTGGAGCCAGAGCGTGGTGAAGCGGATCCGGGCAGCAACGGCATCCGTAGAGTAGCCTGAATGATATGAGATGCATGTGTACTCACAACAACCACACGCCTCTTCACATGGCACTCATCGTTCCGCCAAAGCACAACAGACGTGACAAGACTGCGTCACGAGTAATGCAGGGTTGTTGGTGAGGCCGAGGGAAACCAGCAGAGGCAGGCTGGCAGCCGTGAGAACGAACTAGTAATAACTGGACTGCCCCTTTCCAGCACCAGCTCACCAGGACCAGCGAAACTCTAGGATGCGCTAGATGACGTTCATTTCATTCAGTTCATTCGAGCCTCACCAACCCATGCGGTAGCCGTGTCGGTCCCCATGCACCCGCGAAGCGGGTGTTGGACAACCCAGTGATATTGGACACCTCAACGATATCAATGAAGTGTATTCAACTATCTATTGGCTATATCGTCCATACAGGCAAGCCATATTGGCATAATCTTCCGTCTCTCCACTGGATAAGCAGGTCTGTTGTATGTCCCCTTGATATAGCTCATAATCTTGCTTATCCGGTGTCTCAATTCACCTGTTCTTGCACGTGCTAGCTGGGCTTCAAGCTGCTTTACTGTGTTCTCTTCACGTTCTTGTACAGCAGCTCTTGCGTTGATAGCCTTCATGACACCTCCACGCTGAAGGTGTTGTCTCTTCTGAGTGTTGCGAGCATTGCGAGCGTTCTGGCGGACCGTGGTGTTGTTCAATTCAGCTACTGCTTCGGCGCCCTCAACGATAGCAATCTGGGCTCCACGGAAGAGTGGCTCCAGTCGCTGCTTAATAGACTCATCTATCAATGGATCAGCTATAAGCGCAGCAGTGTATCGACCGAAGGTCCTCACTGTTGTTGGAAGCTGCTTATCGTTGACAATCGGCTCCGGTGTTGAGACTCGTTTATTCGATCGAAGAGCAGCTAGGTCTTGCCTTGCACGAGCCAATATTGGCTCCGGATTGAAGGGGTAGATACCACACTTCTCGAAGCCGCTTATGATGGTTGTTGGCTTCATTGCTTGCCTTCTGAAGGCCTCGAAGTCATGCAAGAACTAGGTCCAGTATGGTATCGCTTGAGGATCGAATTTGCGCTGATCTGGACCATCCGGAGTCGCGCGGATACGCCTATCTTGTCACACCTCCTCCAGTAGGTTGTAAGAACAGCTTCTTGATCGTCTGTCAACACCGTGTGCGTACGCGGCCGTGCGCTGCGTGAGTTGTGACCGAGAAGTCGTCTTCTGAAGCGTTGGTAATCGACACCCCAGTTGGCGGCTACCTGCTTGACAGGACCTGGATTTGACGCGTCGCAGTACCACTGCACGGCCTCACTGATGAGCTCCTCTTCTTCACGATAGATGGAAGCAACCATATTGATGAGATAACGCGTGTTGAATGGAAGATACGCGTGTTGGAAAGCGTGGTTTTATTGAGGTGTCCAATATCACTGGGTTGTCCAACACCCGCGAAGCGGGTGCATGGGGACCGACACGGCTAATCTATGCCTCACCGTCTGACTGATGACACACTCATTCTTGGTAATTACAGACCTCTGTTGGGCCAAACAACGACTGCACGATGGATGCATATGTAGCAATATTGAGTCCCAGCACTGATCATCGGGCCGCCATCGCAATGCTACTGTACTGTGTACATGTAAGGTAGCACTCACTCACTCTACACAGCATGCAGGGACATTGTGTGGCTGCAGTCAACAGCTAGAAGTCTTCCCCATGTGCTGCACGATCCCACTAAGGTTAGATAATCCGCGTCAAAACTTGACTGGCGTTACCTGGACAACAGTTGGCTTTGGTTCGGCTGTGCGCCAGATGGGACTGTGTCCCTCATCATCACACAAACGCCATAGCTCCCCATGCTCTCTCAGCGGCACACAGGCTGGCTGCAGTCTATCACTGACGAGTTCAGCAAAAGGCACTTGATGACCAAAGGCGTCATGTACTCTCTTTTGCTGACCGTACTCGGTCCCATCGTAGCAGGCATCGTCTACACCATATTGCTTGTAGGACGTCGTGAGAAGAACTTACCACCGGGTCCTCCTACCTTCCCTATCCTAGGCAATCTTCTACAAATACCACTTAAAGGAGCGCACTTTCAGTTCACCAAATGGGCAGAGCAGTAAGCTAACCTCGCTCCACTTGTCGTCTCCCTCCTTTGGCAAACACATGAGAGCACAATCAAGGAATGGGCTGTCGATCTTGTCTGTGCTGATCGTCGGGCTCCAGATATGGTGGCATTTACACCCTCAAGCTAGGCACTGGCACAGCAGCAGTCATCACTGACCGTCGTCTCGTTAAGGAGCTGGTCGATAAGAAGAGCGCAAAGTACTCGGAACGGCCAAAGTCTTATGTCGCCAATCTCATCAGTGGCGGCGACCACATCCTTCTCATGGACTATGGAGCGCAATGGCGAGATACCAGGAAGCTGCTTCATGGGTCGTTCATGGAAAGGATGGTAGACGAGAACCACATGCCACTGCAGGAAGCTGAAGCACGCTAAATGTTATATGATTACTTGGTCAGACCTGATGACCATATGCTGCATCCTAAACGCTTCTCAAATAGCACCATAATGAGCATCGTATGGGGCGTACGTACGCCGACGCCGCAGACGCGGCACATGGAACGGTAAGCTTCAATGCTTGTTATTGTCACCATGCTGACACTCGTCATCAGGCTGTACGCACTTATGGAGATCTGGTCGAAGGTTATGGAGACAGGCGCGACTCCTCCGGTGGATATTTACCCGTTACTCCACTATCTGCCTCAGTCTATTTTCCTCAACTGGGTCGATCGTGCCACCCACGTACAGAAGGAAATGAACCACCTCTACTCCGACTTCCTTCGCGACATCCGTCATCGACGTAGCACAGTTGGTAGTCGAGGAGCCTTCATGGACAAAGTCCTCGAATCGGCCGACAGCGAGAAGCGTATGGACGGATTGACGTACTCTGACCACGAGCTCTGGTTCATGGGTGGCACCTTAACTGAAGGTGGTAGTGACACTACGGCGAGTATCGTCACTGCATTCATGCAGGCTATGGTTGCATATCCTGATGTACAACGGAAAGCGCAGGCAGAGATTGATGCTGTGATTGGTCCGGATCGCAGTCCAACCTGGCAGGACTACAAGAGACTGCCATACGTAGCTCAGTGCGTCAAGGAGACGATGCGCTCGCGTCCAGTCACTCCGTTGGCATTTCCTCATGCCCTCGCTGAGGACGACTGGGTCGATGGCATGTTCTTGCCAAAGGTACGCATGTGCATCGCGTGCCCCAGGTCCCAACGAAACGACTGCAGATGCTTACATGGTATCATGATACAGGGCACGGTCATCATCGTCAACGCTTGGGGTCTGCATAACGATCCCAAGAGGTAAGCTGCACTCGTCACACATCGTGACTTGCTCCAGTCACCATACTTCGCTGACATGATAATCACGTAGATTCCCAAGTCCCGAGCATTTCGACCCAGACCATTTCAAAGACATGACGACGCCAGCCCCCGAGCTCGCAAATGGCCGCTACGAAAGTCGAGACCATTATGGCTATGGTACGGGCCGTCGCTTCTGCCCTGGCGCCCATCTCGCAGGTACAGTTTCACATCAAAAGTAGGTGGTGACATTACGCTGACATCGGCCTCCCAGAACGTAACCTATTCCTCGCGATGAGCAAGCTTTTGTGGGCATTTAACATAGGTCCTGGCAAAAATGGCGTGCCCGACACATCTCCCGTCACCGGCTACTGCGAGGGCTTCCTGGTATGTGCAAATGACTTCGACGTCAGCTTCGATATCCGCGGAGGGAGAGCAGAAAACGATTCAGAAGGAGCTTGAAGAGCTAAAAGGAGTGTTTGAAAGGTATCAAGTGACAGGAGAGGAAACTGCTTGAGAACAGAACAGAACAGACAGACACAAAGAGGTGTGTGATCTACACATTGTATCACCATCATTACGGTGTTGAAATCGAATCAACCCCACAGCACCATGCTAATCCCATGCTAACGCTCGAGTGACGTCAAAATCACTTACATCCGGTGCAACCCTTTCAATCCGTACGGCCAACACGCCATTTCCTAGACCGAGTTCCTGCTCGGAATCTTCACAAATCTTAGCACGGCGACCTGCTTCGGCTTCTCCCTCTCTCCATTGAACATCCTCTCAGCCTCCGTCCCCGCAGACTCCACCGGCGAACTGGGCTCCGCAGGGCTCGGTGAGTGTGTCTTCCTCGCCCTAAGCTGTGAGTTGAGACGCCTTGCGGCGGCTAGGGCTCCCTGACGATCAGTCGCGAATGATCGTAGCGTTTCAGTAAAGACCGTTGTGTATTCGATGAGCTGTGAAAGAAAGCAACGGTAGCTGCAAAAGGGAAGCAAACAGATCTGATACTTATGTAGGCGCCCACACGGCTTGAGAACACAGCGCTCAGATAATATAATGCTATTGTGTCTGTGAGGTCAAAGAACACGACAAAGAAGGATTGCGAAACAAAGCATCCGAACTGCTAGATATCGGGTCGAACGGTTCACTCATGACAGTGCTGGGATCATGCAGTGCACATGCGGTCCGAGTGAAGCCTAAGTGCGCGTAGTGTCCATAGCATATAATAATCGATCGGCGACATTATATGCATCGATGAACTCTCCTCATTGCTCTCGACCGTACTGGAGCGCCATAGTGTGTGTATCGAGCTTTGTTTGTGCCAGTATTGGTGATATTACAGCATATCGCGCCAGCGTTGACTTTGTTGGTATGATGATGTCTGCATTCGGCATATGGACGTCCTGCAATAGCAGAGTCATGGCCGCATAGAACGCCTTCCTCACCTTTCCTCCGAACTTCACTCATCTTGCTGGACCGTAGCACTTTATACACGTTGCTGAGAGACGGATTTTTGCTCGGCATGAAAGCTCCTTTTGTGAGTTCGTTAAATCCGTCATGCAGCCTGACCCAACAATGGTATCGATTTGATCGCGGCGTCGCTGAAGAATCCGAGTCATGCGACATTTCGTTCACTTCCTTCAGCTGCTTAAATCGATTAAGGTTGCAATGGTCGGGCATGCAGACCTATATGCGTGCCATTGCCTTGGGAACATACATTAGCTATTTCTCGATAGGTTCTCCATCTTCGTTTCGTCGTGATCGCCTGG contains the following coding sequences:
- a CDS encoding Cytochrome P450 monooxygenase, with protein sequence MTKGVMYSLLLTVLGPIVAGIVYTILLVGRREKNLPPGPPTFPILGNLLQIPLKGAHFQFTKWAEQYGGIYTLKLGTGTAAVITDRRLVKELVDKKSAKYSERPKSYVANLISGGDHILLMDYGAQWRDTRKLLHGSFMERMVDENHMPLQEAEAR
- a CDS encoding Cytochrome P450 monooxygenase patH; this translates as MLYDYLVRPDDHMLHPKRFSNSTIMSIVWGVRTPTPQTRHMERLYALMEIWSKVMETGATPPVDIYPLLHYLPQSIFLNWVDRATHVQKEMNHLYSDFLRDIRHRRSTVGSRGAFMDKVLESADSEKRMDGLTYSDHELWFMGGTLTEGGSDTTASIVTAFMQAMVAYPDVQRKAQAEIDAVIGPDRSPTWQDYKRLPYVAQCVKETMRSRPVTPLAFPHALAEDDWVDGMFLPKVRMCIACPRSQRNDCRCLHGIMIQGTVIIVNAWGLHNDPKRFPSPEHFDPDHFKDMTTPAPELANGRYESRDHYGYGTGRRFCPGAHLAERNLFLAMSKLLWAFNIGPGKNGVPDTSPVTGYCEGFLVCANDFDVSFDIRGGRAENDSEGA